In one Sesamum indicum cultivar Zhongzhi No. 13 linkage group LG12, S_indicum_v1.0, whole genome shotgun sequence genomic region, the following are encoded:
- the LOC105175195 gene encoding uncharacterized WD repeat-containing protein C2A9.03-like isoform X1, with protein MSHQEEEMDYAAADYEMGEVEEDMYFAGRIMGDTESDEEDDDEYNHLDNKITDTSAAEARKGKDIQGIPWERLSISRDKYRQTRLEQYRNYENIPRSGEGSEKECKLTRKGGVYYEFWQNTRSVKSTILHFQLRNLVWSTSKHDVYLMSHYSIIHWSSLSSKKTEVLNVSGHVAPCEKHPGSLLEGFTQTQVSTLAVRDNLLIAGGFQGELICKYLDRPGVSFCTRTTYDDNAITNAIEIYDGPSGAVHFTASNNDCGVRDFDMERFQLIKHFSYPWPVNHTSLSPDGKVIAIVGDNPDGMLVDSQTGKTVAPLRGHFDFSFASAWHPNGHIFATGNQDKTCRVWDSRNLSKSVAVLKGNLGAIRSIRFTSDGQFMAMAEPADFVHVYDVKNGYDKEQEIDFFGEISGVSFSPDTDSLFIGVWDRTYGSLLQYNRCRNYSYLDSLL; from the exons ATGTCCCATCAAGAGGAAGAAATGGATTATGCAGCCGCGGACTATGAGATGGGCGAAGTAGAAGAGGATATGTATTTTGCTGGTCGAATAATGGGAGACACAGAGTCTGACGAGgaggatgatgatgaataTAACCATTTG GACAATAAGATAACTGATACTTCTGCGGCTGAGGCACGAAAAGGGAAGGATATCCAAGGAATCCCGTGGGAGAGGCTAAGCATATCCCGGGATAAGTATAGACAGACTAGATTAGAACAATATaggaattatgagaatataCCCCGATCTGGAGAGGGTTCAGAGAAG GAATGCAAATTAACAAGGAAAGGTGGAGTTTATTATGAGTTCTGGCAGAACACTAGATCTGTAAAATCAACCATTCTACATTTTCAG TTGAGGAACCTGGTTTGGTCAACTTCAAAGCATGATGTTTACCTCATGTCGCATTACTCAATTATCCATTGGTCGTCATTAAGTTCCAAAAAGACAGAAGTCCTTAATGTCTCTGGCCATGTGGCTCCGTGTGAG AAACACCCTGGAAGTTTACTGGAAGGATTTACTCAAACACAAGTAAGTACGCTGGCTGTCCGCGACAATTTGTTGATTGCGGGGGGATTCCAGGGGGAGCTTATTTGCAAG TATCTGGATCGACCTGGTGTCAGCTTTTGCACGAGGACAACCTATGATGATAATGCTATCACGAATGCTATCGAGATATATGATGGTCCAAG TGGTGCTGTTCATTTCACAGCTTCAAATAATGATTGTGGAGTACGAGATTTTGATATGGAGAGATTTCAGCTTATTAAGCATTTCTCTTATCCGTGGCCTGTAAAT CATACTTCTCTGAGCCCAGATGGCAAGGTTATTGCTATTGTAGGGGACAATCCTGATGGGATGCTTGTGGATTCACAAACTGGAAAG ACGGTTGCACCGCTTCGTGGACATTTCGATTTCTCTTTTGCCTCCGCATGGCATCCAAATGGTCACATCTTTGCAACTGGGAACCAGGACAAGACTTGCCGAGTATGGGACTCACGGAACCTGTCGAAATCGGTTGCTGTGCTTAAAGGAAATCTGGGTGCCATTCGATCAATCCGTTTCACCTCTGATGGGCAGTTTATGGCGATGGCTGAGCCAGCTGATTTTGTTCATGTTTATGATGTGAAAAATGGATATGACAAAGAGCAGGAGATTGACTTTTTTGGTGAAATATCTGGAGTCTCTTTTAGCCCTGATACTGATTCCCTGTTCATTGGGGTGTGGGACCGCACTTATGGTAGCCTACTTCAGTACAACCGATGCAGAAACTATTCTTATCTGGACTCTCTACTGTGA
- the LOC105175196 gene encoding uncharacterized protein LOC105175196, protein MIDLFINFVIRPPRADYNPDHYLWEKDFTLSGRKYKREDVELRNERGHTLRCSHYVPSEFPDDSPLPCVIYCHGNSGCRADANEAAVVLLPSNITVFTLDFSGSGLSDGDYVSLGWHEKNDLKAVLSYLRSNAKVSRIGLWGRSMGAVTSLLYGNLMLELADVYKIRLPKFTVKMALQYMRRVIQKKAKFDITRLDCIQVAPKTFIPALFGHAKDDKFIQDAIFKSYAGDKNIIKFEGDHNSSRPQFYYDSVSIFFYNVLHPPRLPPSLSTKIEKYYDLGDMKVGAGMEENVLYEIIAGLRNVGTDAPSSSSAPCSISAMKSVGELLSGIAPVCNDALVIEDAELHDNSTSVLQDKPSGPNEDCCSYTSSNRESWGRCSSLGSDDAPSMDSSSLNNYDQTAIKILATPLRNSQKSTLTSQPEDSKKKKKKNKAPSGPKKSKREKFEKLEALGQRIRHCILKKVNHRRHCSS, encoded by the exons ATGATTGAtctatttatcaattttgtcatTAGGCCACCCAG GGCTGACTACAACCCAGATCATTATCTGTGGGAAAAGGATTTTACTCTTTCAGGAAGAAAGTACAAAAGAGAAGATGTAGAG CTTAGAAACGAAAGAGGCCATACGTTGAGGTGTAGCCATTATGTTCCTTCGGAATTCCCAGATGATTCTCCCCTTCCTTGTGTTATATATTGTCATGGAAACAG TGGATGTCGAGCAGATGCGAATGAGGCAGCTGTAGTTCTTCTGCCTTCAAATATCACGGTATTTACTCTTGATTTTTCAGGTTCTGGCTTGTCTGATGGAGATTATGTCAGTCTTGGTTGGCATGAG aaaaatgaCTTAAAGGCCGTGCTATCATATTTAAGGAGCAATGCGAAAGTATCTCGTATTGGTCTTTGGGGGAGGTCAATGGGTGCAGTGACTAG CCTTCTTTATGGAAATCTCATGCTGGAACTTGCAGATGTATACAAAATCCGCCTTCCCAAATTTACA GTTAAGATGGCTCTTCAATACATGCGACGAGTGATCCAGAAGAAAGCCAAATTTGATATCACGCGGCTTGATTGCATACAG GTTGCTCCGAAGACATTTATTCCTGCTTTATTTGGACATGCAAAAGACGACAAATTTATTCAGGATGCTATCTTTAAGTCATACGCG ggtgataaaaatatcatcaagTTTGAGGGTGATCACAACTCATCTCGGCcccaattttattatgattctGTATCTATTTTCTTCTATAACGTTCTTCATCCTCCTCGACTTCCACCTTCACTTTCAACAAAGatcgaaaaatattatgaCCTGGGAGATATGAAGGTCGGTGCTGGTATGGAAGAG AATGTTTTATATGAGATAATCGCTGGGCTTCGGAATGTTGGTACTGATGCACCAAGTTCTTCATCTGCGCCATGTAGCATCTCAGCTATGAAGTCTGTTGGGGAACTGCTCTCCGGCATTGCACCTGTTTGCAAT GATGCCTTGGTTATAGAAGATGCTGAACTTCATGACAACAGCACATCAGTTCTGCAG GACAAGCCAAGTGGCCCCAATGAAGATTGTTGCTCCTACACAAGCTCAAACAGAGAGAGTTGGGGAAGATGCTCATCTCTGGGCAGTGATGATGCACCTTCTATGGATTCTTCAAGTCTCAACAATTACGATcag ACAGCTATAAAGATTCTTGCAACGCCTCTTCGAAATTCTCAAAAGAGTACGTTAACCTCTCAACCAGAAGAcagcaagaagaagaagaagaagaacaaagctCCATCAGGCCCAAAGAAGTCGAAACGTGAGAAATTTGAGAAACTGGAGGCTCTAGGCCAGCGCATTCGTCATTGCATCCTCAAGAAAGTTAACCATAGGAGACATTGCTCCTCATGA
- the LOC105175195 gene encoding uncharacterized WD repeat-containing protein C2A9.03-like isoform X2 translates to MSHQEEEMDYAAADYEMGEVEEDMYFAGRIMGDTESDEEDDDEYNHLITDTSAAEARKGKDIQGIPWERLSISRDKYRQTRLEQYRNYENIPRSGEGSEKECKLTRKGGVYYEFWQNTRSVKSTILHFQLRNLVWSTSKHDVYLMSHYSIIHWSSLSSKKTEVLNVSGHVAPCEKHPGSLLEGFTQTQVSTLAVRDNLLIAGGFQGELICKYLDRPGVSFCTRTTYDDNAITNAIEIYDGPSGAVHFTASNNDCGVRDFDMERFQLIKHFSYPWPVNHTSLSPDGKVIAIVGDNPDGMLVDSQTGKTVAPLRGHFDFSFASAWHPNGHIFATGNQDKTCRVWDSRNLSKSVAVLKGNLGAIRSIRFTSDGQFMAMAEPADFVHVYDVKNGYDKEQEIDFFGEISGVSFSPDTDSLFIGVWDRTYGSLLQYNRCRNYSYLDSLL, encoded by the exons ATGTCCCATCAAGAGGAAGAAATGGATTATGCAGCCGCGGACTATGAGATGGGCGAAGTAGAAGAGGATATGTATTTTGCTGGTCGAATAATGGGAGACACAGAGTCTGACGAGgaggatgatgatgaataTAACCATTTG ATAACTGATACTTCTGCGGCTGAGGCACGAAAAGGGAAGGATATCCAAGGAATCCCGTGGGAGAGGCTAAGCATATCCCGGGATAAGTATAGACAGACTAGATTAGAACAATATaggaattatgagaatataCCCCGATCTGGAGAGGGTTCAGAGAAG GAATGCAAATTAACAAGGAAAGGTGGAGTTTATTATGAGTTCTGGCAGAACACTAGATCTGTAAAATCAACCATTCTACATTTTCAG TTGAGGAACCTGGTTTGGTCAACTTCAAAGCATGATGTTTACCTCATGTCGCATTACTCAATTATCCATTGGTCGTCATTAAGTTCCAAAAAGACAGAAGTCCTTAATGTCTCTGGCCATGTGGCTCCGTGTGAG AAACACCCTGGAAGTTTACTGGAAGGATTTACTCAAACACAAGTAAGTACGCTGGCTGTCCGCGACAATTTGTTGATTGCGGGGGGATTCCAGGGGGAGCTTATTTGCAAG TATCTGGATCGACCTGGTGTCAGCTTTTGCACGAGGACAACCTATGATGATAATGCTATCACGAATGCTATCGAGATATATGATGGTCCAAG TGGTGCTGTTCATTTCACAGCTTCAAATAATGATTGTGGAGTACGAGATTTTGATATGGAGAGATTTCAGCTTATTAAGCATTTCTCTTATCCGTGGCCTGTAAAT CATACTTCTCTGAGCCCAGATGGCAAGGTTATTGCTATTGTAGGGGACAATCCTGATGGGATGCTTGTGGATTCACAAACTGGAAAG ACGGTTGCACCGCTTCGTGGACATTTCGATTTCTCTTTTGCCTCCGCATGGCATCCAAATGGTCACATCTTTGCAACTGGGAACCAGGACAAGACTTGCCGAGTATGGGACTCACGGAACCTGTCGAAATCGGTTGCTGTGCTTAAAGGAAATCTGGGTGCCATTCGATCAATCCGTTTCACCTCTGATGGGCAGTTTATGGCGATGGCTGAGCCAGCTGATTTTGTTCATGTTTATGATGTGAAAAATGGATATGACAAAGAGCAGGAGATTGACTTTTTTGGTGAAATATCTGGAGTCTCTTTTAGCCCTGATACTGATTCCCTGTTCATTGGGGTGTGGGACCGCACTTATGGTAGCCTACTTCAGTACAACCGATGCAGAAACTATTCTTATCTGGACTCTCTACTGTGA
- the LOC105175200 gene encoding uncharacterized protein LOC105175200, protein MFPRLIQPREAILSQENIQVPNTGGYGQRGGGDPCLVLTSDPKPRLRWTADLHERFVDAVTQLGGASKATPKAIMRTMGVKGLTLFHLKSHLQKYRLGKQSGKEFSEASKDGSYLLDSPRSSNSPQNVQASDMNEGYEVKEALRAQMEVQSKLHLQVEAEKHLQIRQDAEVRYIAMLERACKMLAAQILGAAVPDEDGGGFQGKGTKAPENGSQNPLGSYPSQSANELGAPGPAEVPPNLHQQLADCSTESCLTSHESPVGLPPEGSPPGRKRAMLNVDSTNASFVWGESDVYTPDLHLVQVSSHGIAGCGVNMYQPKGVPSSSLAQSSPGVRSQPLDCGATTMDHTGGGNNVSNNPNLASKQRLRWTHELHERFVDAVAQLGGPDRATPKGVLRVMGVQGLTIYHVKSHLQKYRLAKYLPDSSSDGKKAEKKESGDLLSSLDGSSGMQITEALKLQMEVQKRLHEQLEVQRQLQLRIEAQGKYLKKIIEEQQRLSGVLSEAPGSGVSAPGTEDICPEADNKSDPATPAPTSESPFLDKPAKERAPAKSLSLDESFSSHHEPLTPDSGCHVTSPVESPSERPGKKRRGSADAAFTKPEMVLSHSILESSLSPPYQQPHSLFLTREQFDHSTGLPIGNENQPLEKVSATNM, encoded by the exons ATGTTCCCGAGATTGATTCAGCCCCGTGAAGCCATTTTGAGCCAAGAAAATATCCAGGTGCCCAACACTGGCGGATATGGTCAACGGGGTGGTGGGGACCCGTGCTTGGTCCTGACTTCCGACCCCAAGCCCCGCCTTCGCTGGACTGCGGACCTCCATGAGCGCTTTGTCGACGCCGTGACTCAGCTTGGTGGAGCCAGCA AAGCTACTCCAAAGGCTATAATGCGTACAATGGGTGTCAAGGGATTGACTCTATTTCATTTGAAGAGTCATCTCCAg AAATACAGACTAGGCAAGCAATCTGGGAAAGAATTTAGTGAGGCTTCAAAAGATG GTTCATACCTTTTGGATAGCCCCCGTTCCAGCAATTCTCCTCAAAACGTACAAGCATCTGACATGAATGA GGGTTATGAAGTCAAGGAGGCATTACGAGCACAAATGGAAGTTCAAAGTAAACTACACTTGCAAGTTGAA GCTGAAAAACATCTCCAGATTCGGCAGGATGCTGAGGTGCGATACATAGCTATGCTGGAAAGAGCCTGCAAGATGCTCGCTGCTCAGATTCTTGGAGCTGCAGTCccagatgaagatggaggTGGTTTTCAAGGAAAAGGAACAAAGGCACCAGaaaatggttctcaaaatccaCTTGGATCATATCCATCACAATCTGCCAATGAGTTGGGAGCCCCTGGCCCTGCAGAAGTGCCTCCCAATCTCCATCAACAACTTGCTGATTGTTCCACTGAAAGCTGCCTTACTTCGCATGAGAGTCCTGTGGGATTGCCTCCAGAAGGGTCTCCGCCTGGACGAAAGAGAGCAATGCTAAACGTGGATTCAACAAATGCCTCGTTCGTATGGGGTGAATCTGATGTGTATACCCCGGATTTGCACCTGGTACAAGTTAGTTCCCATGGAATAGCAGGGTGTGGTGTA aatatgtatCAGCCCAAGGGTGTTCCTAGTTCAAGCTTAGCTCAAAGCAGTCCAGGTGTTCGAAGTCAGCCATTAGACTGTGGTGCCACCACAATGGATCATACTGGTGGAGGTAACAATGTGAGCAACAATCCAAATTTGGCCTCTAAGCAGCGGCTTCGTTGGACACATGAGCTTCATGAACGATTTGTTGATGCTGTAGCGCAACTTGGTGGGCCAGATC GAGCTACTCCTAAAGGTGTTCTCAGAGTTATGGGAGTTCAAGGGCTAACAATATACCATGTGAAGAGCCACTTACAG AAATACCGGCTCGCTAAGTATCTTCCAGATTCTTCTTCTGATG GGAAAAAGgctgaaaagaaagaatctgGAGATTTGCTTTCCAGCTTGGATGGTTCATC CGGAATGCAAATTACAGAAGCCCTCAAGCTGCAGATGGAGGTTCAAAAGCGACTTCATGAGCAGTTAGAG GTGCAAAGGCAGCTACAGTTGCGCATAGAAGCCCAAGGAAAGTACctaaaaaagataattgaaGAGCAGCAACGCCTGAGTGGAGTTCTTTCAGAAGCGCCTGGTTCAGGTGTATCTGCTCCAGGGACAGAGGATATCTGCCCAGAAGCTGATAACAAGTCCGACCCCGCAACCCCTGCTCCAACATCTGAGTCACCTTTTCTGGACAAGCCTGCGAAAGAACGTGCCCCTGCCAAGAGTCTTTCTCTGGATGAATCCTTCTCCTCTCATCACGAGCCACTAACCCCTGATTCTGGTTGTCACGTGACTTCACCAGTTGAGAGCCCAAGTGAGAGGCCAGGGAAAAAAAGACGTGGGAGCGCTGATGCAGCGTTCACTAAACCAGAGATGGTTCTCAGCCATTCAATATTGGAGTCGAGCTTGAGCCCTCCTTACCAACAGCCACATTCACTTTTCTTGACAAGGGAGCAGTTTGATCATTCAACGGGACTACCTATTGGCAATGAGAATCAGCCGTTGGAAAAAGTCTCAGCCACTAACATGTAA
- the LOC105175203 gene encoding cell wall / vacuolar inhibitor of fructosidase 2-like, with amino-acid sequence MAIFGSVPVLITFSVLSCFLTSPPPLVSATAADRTELATQVCKNTTNFAFCHDAIYSDPRAPDADRYVLSYIAFGKAYSNATDTKDYIASKIKSGGGKPETLLGLKKCLGYYEEAVRVLAEMLGNLDSETFSGLDKLSVEAEGYPRACEKRFGGRSPITTRNDNLIELANICYVVAKLYEYH; translated from the coding sequence ATGGCAATTTTTGGCTCTGTTCCCGTTCTGATCACCTTCTCCGTGCTTTCCTGCTTTCTAACTTCTCCACCACCACTCGTCTCCGCCACCGCAGCCGACAGAACTGAATTAGCCACCCAAGTCTGCAAAAACACCACGAACTTCGCCTTCTGCCACGACGCCATCTACTCCGACCCCCGCGCACCCGATGCGGACCGCTATGTTCTCTCTTACATAGCCTTCGGCAAGGCGTACTCCAATGCAACTGATACCAAAGATTACATTGCCTCAAAGATTAAATCGGGCGGTGGAAAACCTGAGACATTACTAGGTCTGAAGAAATGCTTGGGTTATTACGAAGAGGCGGTTCGGGTCCTGGCTGAGATGCTGGGCAACTTGGATTCGGAGACGTTTTCCGGGTTGGATAAACTGTCGGTTGAGGCTGAAGGCTATCCACGCGCTTGCGAGAAGCGGTTTGGAGGGCGCTCGCCCATAACCACGAGGAATGACAACTTGATCGAGCTTGCCAATATTTGCTACGTTGTTGCTAAGCTCTACGAGTATCATTAA
- the LOC105175201 gene encoding uncharacterized protein LOC105175201: MGGGGGGASWKLKKAARKIFVQTCGSFCQRHQAHVLDNSTVGACDSPNYSSPLENQTRNISCKKISSEAEKQGNSSNSPSSNKNLCAICLDPLNYSSGSSPGQAIFTAQCAHAFHFACISSNVRHGSVTCPICRAHWTQLPRNLNLQCSLRANKTDPILQILDDSIANSRVHRRSFLRSARYDDDDPIEPDHTRNEPRLHLSLLTVPLAHASFNLCRHQASASGSCHHCGTSSHHSSVSSSMAGSPLAQHFPSTGETPFLASPNNNAYLRVQLARQPATDLVLVASPNGPHLRLMKQAMALVVFSLRPVDRLAIVTYSSAAARVFPLRRMTSYGKRTALQVIDRLFYMGHADQMEGLKKGVKILQDRVHKNPESCILHLTDSPARSYHQFDMEVPVTIHRFHVGFGFGTANGFVMHEFEEFLARTLGGAIRDVQLRIEEGTRIVRIGELRGGEERNIPVYLGDCGPVCVEYSYIDGGDGECIRTGEIVVGMEDKGDRSENVDGVPIGGRMSSAESWDYHDPFMARRWAKHLHGYRL; encoded by the exons ATGGGCGGAGGAGGTGGCGGCGCGTCGTGGAAGTTGAAGAAAGCCGCCAGGAAAATATTTGTGCAGACATGTGGCTCCTTCTGCCAGAGACACCAAGCCCATGTTCTTGACAACTCCACC GTGGGGGCTTGTGATTCACCCAATTATTCTTCACCGCTGGAAAATCAGACGAGGAACATTTCTTGCAAGAAGATCTCATCAGAAGCTGAGAAGCAGGGGAATTCATCTAACAGCCCTTCTTCTAATAAG AACTTGTGCGCAATCTGTCTGGATCCTTTAAATTACAGCTCAGGTAGCAGCCCGGGCCAGGCAATATTCACGGCTCAGTGTGCCCATGCCTTCCATTTCGCTTGCATTTCTTCCAATGTCCGCCATGGTAGTGTTACTTGCCCAATTTGCCGTGCTCATTGGACCCAGCTACCTCGCAACCTGAACTTGCAGTGTTCCCTCCGTGCCAATAAGACAGACCCCATTCTACAGATCCTTGATGACTCCATTGCTAATTCTCGGGTTCACAGACGCTCCTTTCTGCGCTCGGCTcgatatgatgatgatgatcccATTGAACCTGACCACACCAGAAATGAACCCCGTCTGCATCTCTCCCTGTTGACTGTGCCTCTGGCTCATGCTAGCTTTAATTTGTGCCGGCATCAAGCGTCTGCATCTGGTTCATGCCACCATTGTGGAACTTCATCCCATCACTCATCTGTCTCGTCCTCGATGGCAGGATCGCCACTTGCACAACATTTTCCCTCGACTGGAGAAACTCCATTTCTGGCCTCTCCAAACAACAATGCTTATCTTCGTGTGCAATTAGCTCGCCAGCCTGCAACCGACTTGGTCTTAGTTGCAAGCCCTAATGGGCCGCACTTGAGGCTTATGAAGCAGGCTATGGCATTGGTGGTTTTCTCACTGCGACCTGTGGATAGATTAGCAATTGTTACCTACTCTTCTGCAGCAGCACGTGTCTTTCCACTCAGGCGCATGACTTCGTATGGGAAGAGAACTGCTTTGCAAGTCATTGATCGCCTATTCTATATGGGGCATGCAGATCAAATGGAAGGGCTAAAGAAAGGAGTGAAGATACTCCAAGATCGTGTCCACAAGAATCCTGAGTCTTGTATTTTGCACCTGACAGACAGTCCGGCAAGATCCTACCATCAGTTTGACATGGAAGTTCCAGTTACAATCCATCGGTTCCATGTAGGGTTCGGGTTTGGCACTGCAAATGGGTTCGTCATGCATGAATTCGAGGAGTTCCTGGCAAGAACATTAGGTGGGGCAATCAGAGATGTCCAACTGAGGATCGAAGAAGGCACTAGGATTGTTAGGATAGGAGAACTCAGAGGAGGCGAGGAGAGGAATATACCGGTGTATCTGGGTGATTGTGGACCTGTATGCGTTGAGTACAGCTACATTGATGGTGGAGATGGTGAATGTATCAGAACAGGTGAAATTGTTGTGGGGATGGAGGATAAAGGAGATAGAAGTGAGAATGTAGATGGTGTCCCCATAGGTGGAAGGATGAGCAGTGCTGAAAGCTGGGATTACCATGATCCTTTCATGGCTAGAAGATGGGCCAAACATTTGCATGGCTATAGGCTATAA
- the LOC105175194 gene encoding uncharacterized protein LOC105175194, producing MGCISSKAIARSMSIREELNHGFQSRSAAWEELLTSHSGNDQLFALVCSANTMTTKISTSSFTLPSRDPDTAPQTKYLANAWDLIPDINGKTEGKSALDALGEPHFGRFTRSKSCQILGEIDMIGVAPETGGLSENKLDWKDKNLTGSRSFHTVEEYDALLERIHKFRTRSMDSFEHYYSQDKSLEISSSHGDQNDNYSQRTTTDCLKKEAVIEADRILDHGDSTLGNFDNFKNVVRVDDTHETGWKRKAIAKGLKSLDVPTIDFPAVARLRQRTQAENQVYSPGTYITPKFGSYNAKVTPVRQEEAGARKSVFSPELVAAFENCMQQLQEEEDSILSHMDGYLPVADKIETEVKEVPQT from the coding sequence ATGGGATGCATATCTTCGAAGGCGATCGCTCGGTCGATGAGCATTAGGGAAGAGCTGAATCATGGCTTCCAGAGCAGATCCGCAGCCTGGGAAGAATTGTTGACTTCCCACAGCGGCAATGACCAGCTCTTTGCCTTGGTTTGCTCGGCTAACACCATGACAACTAAAATCAGCACTAGCAGTTTCACTTTGCCATCAAGAGATCCTGATACAGCCCCTCAGACCAAGTATCTTGCCAATGCATGGGACCTCATCCCAGACATCAATGGAAAAACAGAGGGCAAATCAGCGCTAGATGCTCTTGGAGAACCCCATTTTGGCAGATTTACAAGATCGAAAAGCTGTCAGATACTTGGCGAGATAGACATGATCGGGGTAGCACCTGAAACAGGCGGGCTCAGTGAAAATAAGTTGGATTGGAAAGATAAGAACCTGACGGGTTCCAGGAGTTTTCACACAGTGGAGGAATATGATGCCTTGCTGGAGAGAATTCATAAGTTTCGTACAAGAAGTATGGACTCCTTTGAACATTATTATTCACAGGACAAATCACTAGAAATAAGTTCTTCACATGGAGATCAGAATGACAACTACAGTCAGAGAACTACTACAGATTGTCTTAAGAAGGAAGCTGTGATCGAAGCAGACCGCATTCTGGATCACGGGGATTCAACTCTGGGGaactttgataattttaagaatgttGTTCGAGTGGATGATACGCATGAAACAGGTTGGAAACGGAAAGCAATAGCGAAGGGGCTTAAGTCACTTGATGTTCCGACCATTGATTTCCCAGCCGTTGCAAGACTCAGGCAACGGACTCAAGCGGAGAACCAAGTTTATTCTCCTGGAACTTACATTACTCCCAAATTTGGCAGCTATAATGCTAAAGTAACTCCTGTAAGACAGGAAGAAGCGGGTGCTAGAAAATCTGTATTTAGCCCGGAACTGGTGGCTGCCTTTGAGAATTGTATGCAACAgctacaagaagaagaagacagTATTCTCAGCCATATGGATGGATATTTACCAGTTGCAGATAAAATAGAGACTGAAGTGAAAGAAGTCCCccaaacatga